The genomic interval aaacacaagattattatttttttgattttggAGGGAAATATGTTTCAAGCTTGTTCTTGACAAGTTTTGTTAGATTCACCCCAAAGTAAACACTTGTACAATTCAGTATGCAGTATGAAACATTATGCATTGTGCAATACTTCAGTACTAGTACTGTATGTCGTGGCATTCTGAACTTCTCTATTATCTCAAAGCTCTAGTGTTTGTCTCCCAATCTGTGTGTGGCAGCAGAAGCTCATTCCCCATCTCGTACATCATGCTCTATTTCTCAGTGTTTGTGTGGATGTGCCTCTGCTTCATGAATCTCCAGCTAAATATAGTGATGGCAGCGTGACGCTGGAGTGTTGCGTGATGCCAGTCTATAACCTCGCTGAGGATGCAGTTGCAGAAGCACTGACCGGATTACTGTGAAGAGGATCAGATCAACAAGGTAAAGCTGACCTCTGCAGACTCCTCCGGAGAGTAAAGCATGCTGAAGGTGCAGTGATGTGAGCGGAATGCAGTGAGTTCTTCTAAAGcttcaaaatgcatttgaggaaATACAGTAGCACTAAGCTTGGGCTGTATAAAATCGTTGTAGTTTATCTGATTGCACCCATGGATTTTTTTTCACTTGCCTGTATATGCTAACTTTTACAAGTACCTTGTTTTTGATGTCTCTCTGAACTAAAAATCGTGAAAGTCCTATTTTACAATGCTGCATGGCATCACATCATGCACTTGATGTTTTTGCTACTTTGTTGAAATTGCActgttttatttgcatataaaCGATGTTTGAGAAACTGTCAGAAACAGATTTTAAAaggtcaacataaaaaaaatggataatCTTAAAAcgatataaatttgtattttaaacagcATCATGGATTGTTCTCAGTCTGGAAATGCAGATGCCACAATGGAGACGGATGTGAGCATGAACACTGTGAAAGATGGTACAGATGTAGACATAGAAAAGCATGATGGTAAgtaactgaaaaaaatgtattggcAAATCATCTAAAATGTACCTTCTCTTAAAGGAACAAACTCTGCCAAAAATGAAGATGTGTTCAACTTCAGACCATCcgagatgtagaggagtttgtttcttcctcagatttggataaatgtagcatCCCATCATTTCTTTAGCAATGGATCATCAGCAGTGAATGTGTGCcggcagaataagagtccaaataATCCACAGGAagcattattattgattatagaCTTCTATTTTAACAAGCAGCAACGGTTTAAAGTtataaacatcttaatgctggatttgtttcatctgttaacttctccagatgttcactgatggactggagtgctgtggattattgtgatgtttttatcagactctcattcttgcgacacccattcactgcagagcatccattgatgagacactgatgcaatagTGCATTTCTCCAAGAGAAAAAAACTAATCCTAATCTGGGATGGTTTGAGGGTGAACACATTTACAGCAATTTTTTATTTCTgggtgtactattcctttaaacactaACTGAAACCACAACACTACATCAGTATAGATTAGAATGAGAAATGCATCAGGTTTTCTCTTGTTATATTGTTCAGAAGTCGTCCCCGTGCGTAAGGCATCCTGGGAGCCCAGTGTGCTGGCCACCATTGGAAAGGAGATCCATTATTTCGCCGGTAATGAGATCAGCATCTGGGAGTCTCTCGATTCGTTTGGTTCTGTCATCTGGCCAGCAGTGAGACAAATACTTTattacatatttgaaatatataagctGAAGTGTGCCATTAGTCTGACGTTCAAACTTTTCCTAGTGTTCAATTTCATGTTTAGAATGAATGGCTTTCTGAAGAGTGTAACACTTTCACAACAATGATCTGTTTGTTTGCGTTGCCCCAAATGTCAACTTCTGAATCAACCAATcatgagtttggggcggggctaaCTAACTGACCAATGATATTCATAATCATGATACATTTTCTAAATTATCATTTAGGCTTTGGCTCTGTGTCGCTACCTTGAGTCCAACCAAGAGACGGTTGACCTTGTTGACAAGGCGGTGCTAGAGATCGGCGCCGGCACGGGTCTTGTTTCCATCGTGGCCAGTCTGTTGGGTAGGTACCAAGCAGCAACGCtggaaaagttacttttaaaagtaatacattactaTATCATGTTGCTCCCTAAAAATAACTAATGACTTCATTACTTTTTATGTAAAGTAATGCGTTACGTTACTTTTGGGTTACTTTTAAATCTGGGCAGGGcttacttgtttgtttttaatataaaatagttcttcttttacaaatataaaagccCTTTTCACCCTAAAAGTGGAATGAATACTCCTCAGGATGAAGGAAGTGTAAGTTCaggtctgtacagtagagggcgctgcTCAAACTATTCACCTGAAGAATATGACGCAGAAGAACAAAGATTAGCACTATtcagaaatgaataaaatgaaacaaatgtgtCAATTTAGCTTATTATAATGATTGAATTGGATCATTCAAAGGTCAGACGTTGGTTAATAAACTAGAATTAAATCCATAAATTATATTTGtcttaattaacatttaattattgtagGTTTGTCTAATATTCTGAGTTTTTATGAGACTGTTTTTATTGATTGTGAGGaacactgaatgtgtttttgagtaaacagatgttcatatttagtctagaactacagtgagatcatgttcacacacaacaCTCTGCACTGACTCCTGATctctgtcaccatggcaacagcatctgtcactcaacacatggaaacaaagtaactgatttaaaaagtaactcagatatttccttctaaatttaaaagtaatgtgttactttactagttatttaaaaagtaatctgattacataactcgcATTACTCGTAATGGTTAACCATTTTAATTGCTCTTgataaattttatgtttattgcccccccccccaccaccactgCCAAGCAAGAATGTCCAAACCTGTTCTTAAAGggctggtgtcctgcagagtttagctctaaccctaaatAAGCACACCTGAACCAGCCAATCAATGACAAGAAACTTCCAGGTGAGGGTGTTGGAGCTGGTTGGATGCAAACTCTacaggacattggccctccaaGAGTGGGATTTGACAACATATAACAAGCCTATGGTTGTGTTGTATATGTTTTCATACCTGTATAATCATTCCCAGGTGCTTGGGTAACAGCAACTGACCTGCCTGAAGTCCTCGGGAACTTGGGAAGCAACCTGTCCAGAAACACACGGGGCCGCTGCAGATACACTCCGCAGGTGGCGGCGCTCTCTTGGGGTTATGAGCTCGATAAGACCTTCCCTCGTTCAGTCTACAAATACGACTACATATTAGCAGCAGACGTGGTCTATCAGCATGACTATCAAGCAGAATTACTAGTCACCATGCGCCACTTCTGCCAGCCGGGTACAACCCTCATATGGGCCAACAAGACCCGCTTCGATTCTGATCTAGTCTTTGTGGAGAACTTCAAAAAAACTTTCAACACCATCCTGCTGGCAGACAATGGAGAGGTAAAGATTTACTCTGCCACCATGAGAGAGGAAAGAGGACTAGAGACGTCAAAAGAGACTAAAGGGGATGCGAGGAAAGGTGTGGACGAGGATGAAATGGTcaacaaaaagacaaatgaagAGATGAATGAAGGAGAGATCAAATGGACAGAACAAAAGTTTGTAGAACAGGTTCAAGAATATGAAAAGAAAGATGTAGATTTTACAGAAGAGCAGACTACAGGTTATGCTGATGCCGAAAACCAGGAGGATGGAAACCTAAACGATAACGATGATGACGACAACACAAACCTTAAAAATGAACCTGAGGATAGTGAAGAAGACAACGACGGCTGCAGTGAGATGGATTCAGCGTTTGTGGagcagaaatctggtcagtgatGTTTGTTCTAAAAGTTCACAGTTCTAATGAATTTGAGTCTGATTTGGGTTTTTCTTTAAGATGGAAGCACAGGAGGAGGGTATATGAGATCCTGGGCACCGACTGTTTACAGCAGACCCGGGAAGGAAGTTTATCATTTTTTGGGCCAGGAAATTACAATTCAGGAGTCCATCGATTCTTATGGTGCTACTATATGGCCAGCGGTGAGACACTTTCAACTGAAGAATCAATGAACCATGAGAAACAAATGCACATGTGAACAGTgtatgggccagatttactaacagctttcACCAACGCAAACCGTTTTTTGGGGTTAAAATAGAACTGTCAATATTTACTAAAGACACACAGTTAAGAATTAGAGGTGAAGAGGCATGGGCAGTTATTTTTGTGCCTTACCTTATTGaaaatgcatttgtaggagtttcccttttcagatgcaaaatttatGAGAGGAGAGTATTAGAATTAATCACACAATGCGATTTACTAACATTTGCAGTCATCAAATTACTAGTATTTGCGCCATTATTTAACGCCCAAAAAATCTCATTTTGAGCCTATGTCGTAAAAAGATAACCCACACCTGATGAGCATCAGTATACTGCTTGATATATTGCATTGGttgatatgtaaatgagatgttgctgtgttctttaatttgtgcattgtcagtaaatcacccACAGTACACACAATCGCACTCTTGTGTTAATTTGCcatttagtaaatctggccctagaTCAGCGATGACATCAAAAACCCAAGAACTTTGCTTTTGTGTGATTCTGCATTCATATAGCAAAGCAAACATGGTGTACTTCTAAAATGTGATTTGTATTCCTTCCATATAGGCACTTGCACTTTGCCGATTCTTGGAAACGCCGCAGGGTCATCAACACATTGATTTACTCGACAAATCAGTTCTTGAACTTGGAGCTGGAACCGGATTACTTTCGACTGTCGTCACATTATTGGGTAAGTGTTGGGGTAAGACTCGGGTACTAATCTAAATGGTTTTGTACATTGCAAGATAATCACTGAAATTGCTCTATAGGTGCCAAACTAACAGCAACGGATTTACCTGAGATACTAAGTAATCTGAGATACAACCTTAACAGGAACACGAGAGGCCGGCGGAGACACGAGCCCATGGTCACAGAACTCTACTGGGGTCACAAGCTGGACGAGTTCTTCCCCAGATCCACACACCAGTATGATTATGTGTTGGCGACTGATGTGGTCTATCACCATGACTTCCTCGCAGAATTACTATTCACCATGCGTTACTTCTGCCAGCCGGGAACTATTCTAGTCTGGGCGAACAAGGTCCGCTATGCTTCAGATCTGGGCTTCATCGACAACTTTCTTAGATATTTTGAAATCACACTCCTTGAAGAGTTGGATGATGTGAGGATTTACGTAGCAACCAGCAAGACACCAGAGCAGGGAGGTGACCAGGTTCAAGAGATGAACAAGGAAGAGGACGAAAATTATGATGCTGGGGAGACAAACTCTACAAACGAGACAGGAAACAATGCAGAGGAAGTGGAACTTCTAGAGTGTGATGATACTCAAACGCCAGATGAGAC from Carassius auratus strain Wakin chromosome 26, ASM336829v1, whole genome shotgun sequence carries:
- the mettl21ca gene encoding uncharacterized protein mettl21ca isoform X1, with translation MHIMDCSQSGNADATMETDVSMNTVKDGTDVDIEKHDEVVPVRKASWEPSVLATIGKEIHYFAGNEISIWESLDSFGSVIWPAALALCRYLESNQETVDLVDKAVLEIGAGTGLVSIVASLLGAWVTATDLPEVLGNLGSNLSRNTRGRCRYTPQVAALSWGYELDKTFPRSVYKYDYILAADVVYQHDYQAELLVTMRHFCQPGTTLIWANKTRFDSDLVFVENFKKTFNTILLADNGEVKIYSATMREERGLETSKETKGDARKGVDEDEMVNKKTNEEMNEGEIKWTEQKFVEQVQEYEKKDVDFTEEQTTGYADAENQEDGNLNDNDDDDNTNLKNEPEDSEEDNDGCSEMDSAFVEQKSDGSTGGGYMRSWAPTVYSRPGKEVYHFLGQEITIQESIDSYGATIWPAALALCRFLETPQGHQHIDLLDKSVLELGAGTGLLSTVVTLLGAKLTATDLPEILSNLRYNLNRNTRGRRRHEPMVTELYWGHKLDEFFPRSTHQYDYVLATDVVYHHDFLAELLFTMRYFCQPGTILVWANKVRYASDLGFIDNFLRYFEITLLEELDDVRIYVATSKTPEQGGDQVQEMNKEEDENYDAGETNSTNETGNNAEEVELLECDDTQTPDETQVDKELQDLERPAEEEVVPANTEPPKPKSWAPTVYSTLGREIYYFLGHEIKIQEAIGNYGGVVWPAALALCRFLDTPTGRQQINLLDKSTLELGAGTGLVSIVATLLGAKLTSTDLPDILGNLRSNLNRNTRWHWRHEPQVTALQWGYKLEETFPRSTHYYDYIPAADVVYHHKCLAELLDTMLHFCQTGTTIILANKIRLQSDLVFIENFQKAFNTTLLTEMDEVKIYSATMRI
- the mettl21ca gene encoding uncharacterized protein mettl21ca isoform X2, with protein sequence MDCSQSGNADATMETDVSMNTVKDGTDVDIEKHDEVVPVRKASWEPSVLATIGKEIHYFAGNEISIWESLDSFGSVIWPAALALCRYLESNQETVDLVDKAVLEIGAGTGLVSIVASLLGAWVTATDLPEVLGNLGSNLSRNTRGRCRYTPQVAALSWGYELDKTFPRSVYKYDYILAADVVYQHDYQAELLVTMRHFCQPGTTLIWANKTRFDSDLVFVENFKKTFNTILLADNGEVKIYSATMREERGLETSKETKGDARKGVDEDEMVNKKTNEEMNEGEIKWTEQKFVEQVQEYEKKDVDFTEEQTTGYADAENQEDGNLNDNDDDDNTNLKNEPEDSEEDNDGCSEMDSAFVEQKSDGSTGGGYMRSWAPTVYSRPGKEVYHFLGQEITIQESIDSYGATIWPAALALCRFLETPQGHQHIDLLDKSVLELGAGTGLLSTVVTLLGAKLTATDLPEILSNLRYNLNRNTRGRRRHEPMVTELYWGHKLDEFFPRSTHQYDYVLATDVVYHHDFLAELLFTMRYFCQPGTILVWANKVRYASDLGFIDNFLRYFEITLLEELDDVRIYVATSKTPEQGGDQVQEMNKEEDENYDAGETNSTNETGNNAEEVELLECDDTQTPDETQVDKELQDLERPAEEEVVPANTEPPKPKSWAPTVYSTLGREIYYFLGHEIKIQEAIGNYGGVVWPAALALCRFLDTPTGRQQINLLDKSTLELGAGTGLVSIVATLLGAKLTSTDLPDILGNLRSNLNRNTRWHWRHEPQVTALQWGYKLEETFPRSTHYYDYIPAADVVYHHKCLAELLDTMLHFCQTGTTIILANKIRLQSDLVFIENFQKAFNTTLLTEMDEVKIYSATMRI